A genomic region of Noviherbaspirillum sp. L7-7A contains the following coding sequences:
- a CDS encoding ATPase, T2SS/T4P/T4SS family, with protein sequence MMTDFDWPIPPHFQLATDAIGPEPAMLAMHDGQRAAGTLVRLDPGHGLIEFLMQKSLLASQIGFREFKSLRLTRPIALKPLPLDQGDQFDPASISLRKRCIVNFKDGDSLISETIGYVEHPFGLFLFLCSYGDDVLRWFIPAGAIASYQIGEQLGQLLVEGKLVSQDAVDLGLQKQEALRSQKLGDYLQKQHIVSQEQVEKALQQQKEMPHIRLGEALLQEGLISLAQLEEALSLQTRDRKTHLGEILVEMEVVKRDTLRRVLAQKLGIPLVSLRKFDFDLNLIKSVPADLVRKHQIMPLYRTETRMVVALENPLAIEGLQALGFYTKLKIDPVMASADDLSGAIRKFYGSQGSRESMEDLVFELGGTDLVTPASLISVMDDVSESDNTLVRLVNKIIMDAYEDGASDIHIETMKGNRPTRVRFRKEGVMSHYSDIPANFRNALVSRLKIMSRLDISEKRRSQDGKIDFSQFGPARIELRVLTMPTTEGLEDVVMRILSAPRVVSLDGLGLSPHALEGIRKIAARPHGLLFVCGPTGSGKTTTLHSILAHINTPERKIWTVEDPVEITQEGLRQVQVQPRIDWTFAAVLRSFLRADPDVIMVGETRDVETARTVIEASLTGHLVFSTMHTNSAAESVVRLLDLGLDPFNFGDALLGVVGQRLTRRLCASCRIAHTASDDELAMLAYEYCLDTRLAPDKVLAGWHASHAGKDGKLTLYRAHGCEECSGSGYKGRLGIHELLINSVTIKRMILNRASVAELTAQAMEEGMTTLRQDGIAKILQGYTDWEQVRALTS encoded by the coding sequence ATGATGACTGACTTCGACTGGCCCATACCGCCGCACTTCCAACTTGCCACTGACGCCATCGGCCCCGAGCCGGCGATGCTGGCCATGCACGATGGCCAGCGCGCGGCGGGAACGCTGGTGCGGCTGGATCCCGGGCACGGCCTCATTGAATTCCTGATGCAGAAGTCGCTGCTCGCCAGCCAGATCGGGTTCCGCGAATTCAAGAGCTTGCGCCTGACGCGCCCGATTGCGCTCAAGCCGCTGCCACTGGACCAGGGCGATCAGTTCGACCCGGCCAGCATTTCCTTGCGCAAGCGTTGCATCGTCAATTTCAAGGATGGCGACAGCCTGATTTCGGAAACCATCGGCTACGTCGAGCATCCGTTTGGCCTGTTCCTCTTCCTGTGCAGCTATGGCGACGATGTGCTGCGCTGGTTCATTCCGGCTGGCGCGATCGCCAGCTATCAGATCGGCGAGCAGCTCGGCCAGTTGCTGGTGGAAGGCAAGCTGGTAAGCCAGGATGCAGTCGATCTTGGCCTGCAAAAGCAGGAAGCCCTGCGTTCCCAGAAGCTGGGAGACTATCTGCAGAAGCAGCATATCGTCAGCCAGGAGCAGGTTGAAAAGGCATTGCAGCAGCAGAAGGAGATGCCGCATATCAGGCTGGGCGAGGCGCTCCTGCAGGAAGGACTGATCTCCCTTGCGCAGCTGGAAGAGGCGCTGAGCCTCCAGACGCGCGATCGCAAGACGCACCTCGGTGAGATTCTGGTCGAAATGGAAGTCGTCAAGCGCGACACCCTGCGCCGGGTGCTGGCCCAGAAGCTGGGCATTCCGCTGGTCAGCCTGCGCAAGTTCGATTTCGACCTGAACCTGATCAAGTCGGTGCCAGCCGACCTGGTGCGCAAGCACCAGATCATGCCGCTCTACCGTACCGAGACCCGCATGGTGGTCGCGCTGGAAAACCCGCTTGCCATCGAAGGCCTGCAGGCGCTCGGCTTCTACACCAAGCTGAAGATCGACCCCGTGATGGCGTCGGCGGACGACCTCAGTGGCGCCATCCGGAAGTTCTACGGAAGCCAGGGCAGCCGGGAAAGCATGGAAGACCTGGTGTTCGAGCTGGGCGGCACCGACCTTGTCACGCCCGCAAGCCTCATCAGCGTGATGGACGATGTGTCGGAGTCGGACAATACGCTGGTGCGGCTGGTCAACAAGATCATCATGGATGCCTACGAGGATGGCGCGTCGGACATTCATATCGAAACCATGAAAGGCAATCGGCCCACACGGGTGCGCTTTCGCAAGGAAGGCGTCATGTCCCACTATTCCGACATTCCCGCCAACTTCCGCAATGCGCTGGTGTCGCGGCTGAAAATCATGAGTCGCCTGGATATTTCCGAGAAGCGGCGCTCGCAGGATGGCAAGATCGATTTTTCCCAGTTCGGCCCGGCCCGCATCGAACTCCGTGTGCTGACCATGCCGACGACCGAAGGCCTGGAAGATGTGGTAATGCGCATCCTGAGCGCGCCCAGGGTGGTGTCGCTGGACGGCCTCGGCCTGTCGCCTCATGCGCTGGAAGGCATACGCAAGATCGCGGCGCGGCCCCATGGCCTGCTGTTCGTCTGCGGTCCGACCGGCTCCGGCAAGACCACGACGCTGCATTCCATCCTGGCGCACATCAACACGCCGGAACGCAAGATCTGGACGGTCGAGGACCCGGTTGAAATCACCCAGGAAGGCCTGCGGCAGGTGCAGGTTCAACCGCGGATCGACTGGACTTTCGCCGCCGTGCTGCGCAGTTTCCTCCGCGCCGACCCCGACGTGATCATGGTCGGTGAAACCCGCGACGTCGAAACCGCGCGCACGGTGATCGAAGCCTCGCTGACAGGTCACCTGGTCTTTTCAACCATGCATACCAACAGCGCCGCTGAAAGTGTCGTGCGGCTGCTCGACCTTGGCCTGGACCCGTTCAATTTCGGCGATGCCCTGCTGGGCGTGGTCGGCCAGCGCCTGACCCGCCGCCTGTGCGCCTCCTGCCGCATCGCCCACACCGCTTCAGACGACGAACTGGCGATGCTGGCCTATGAATACTGCCTCGATACCAGGCTGGCGCCCGACAAGGTGCTGGCCGGCTGGCATGCAAGCCATGCCGGCAAGGATGGCAAGCTCACGCTTTACCGCGCCCATGGCTGTGAGGAATGCAGCGGCAGCGGTTACAAGGGTCGGTTGGGCATTCACGAGCTGTTGATCAACAGCGTCACGATCAAGCGCATGATCCTGAACCGGGCGAGCGTGGCCGAGCTGACGGCGCAGGCAATGGAGGAGGGCATGACGACGCTGCGCCAGGACGGCATTGCCAAGATCCTGCAGGGCTATACCGACTGGGAGCAGGTGCGCGCCCTGACGAGCTAG
- a CDS encoding SRPBCC family protein, with product MLSSTSESIDVNVPVRTAYNQWTQFEDFPKFMDSVHEIRQIDDTHLHWRADVAGKPEEWDAEITEQIPDKRIAWRSTGGVKNAGVVTFHKISDNVTRIMLQMDYDPQTMDEKIGDALGLVKMQLKGNLKRFKEMLESRGQETGAWRGKVTEH from the coding sequence ATGCTTTCTTCCACATCCGAATCGATCGATGTGAATGTGCCCGTGCGCACGGCCTATAACCAGTGGACCCAGTTCGAAGACTTTCCGAAGTTCATGGACAGCGTTCATGAAATCCGCCAGATAGACGACACCCATCTTCACTGGCGCGCCGACGTCGCCGGCAAGCCGGAGGAATGGGATGCCGAGATCACGGAACAGATTCCGGACAAGCGCATCGCCTGGCGCAGTACCGGCGGCGTGAAGAATGCCGGCGTGGTGACCTTCCACAAGATTTCCGACAATGTCACCCGCATCATGCTGCAGATGGACTACGACCCGCAAACCATGGATGAAAAGATAGGCGACGCGCTTGGGCTGGTGAAAATGCAGCTTAAAGGTAACCTGAAGCGGTTCAAGGAAATGCTGGAAAGCCGCGGCCAGGAAACCGGTGCCTGGCGTGGCAAGGTGACGGAACATTGA
- a CDS encoding tetratricopeptide repeat protein produces MVISHLLKRCRRHGIRSGAAILLAGVIAGNLQAGPVDEQADITRLMQSGQLAEALRRVEGLLMLNPGNAKMRFNKAIILAQQGKTPEAITLLLKLTEDYPDLPEPYNNLAVLYAANGQYESARIALDKATANNPGYGMAFENLGDIYIELASQAYEKAAKLDGNANARAKVAALRGNVQSAGGVVKPVALPVKGALAMADNTAAVARPAQDKGAAQKSTTEQTAPASNSEQAAVLDAIKAWANAWSARDVNGYLAAYSSDFVTPRGMSHGKWAAERTERITSKQHITVKVEAAKVTLNGDRATVQFTQHFSSDKLRSTDQKTLMLIRRDGAWRIREERVG; encoded by the coding sequence ATGGTAATTTCCCACCTCCTCAAGCGGTGCCGGCGTCACGGTATCCGGTCCGGCGCAGCCATTCTGCTCGCCGGTGTCATTGCCGGCAATCTCCAGGCCGGCCCGGTCGATGAGCAGGCGGACATTACCCGGCTCATGCAAAGCGGGCAGCTTGCCGAGGCACTGAGGAGGGTGGAAGGCCTGCTGATGCTCAATCCCGGGAACGCCAAGATGCGCTTCAACAAAGCCATCATCCTTGCGCAACAGGGCAAAACGCCCGAGGCCATCACACTTCTGCTCAAGCTCACCGAAGACTATCCGGATCTTCCTGAACCCTATAACAACCTGGCGGTGCTGTATGCCGCAAACGGCCAGTATGAAAGCGCGCGCATTGCGCTGGACAAGGCGACCGCCAACAATCCCGGCTACGGCATGGCCTTCGAAAATCTGGGCGATATCTATATTGAGCTGGCCAGCCAGGCTTACGAGAAAGCAGCCAAGCTCGATGGCAACGCCAATGCCAGGGCCAAGGTAGCGGCCCTGCGCGGCAATGTCCAGTCGGCGGGAGGCGTGGTCAAGCCGGTTGCCCTTCCTGTAAAAGGCGCGCTGGCCATGGCGGACAATACGGCAGCCGTTGCCAGGCCGGCTCAGGACAAGGGGGCGGCGCAGAAATCCACCACCGAGCAGACTGCTCCGGCCAGCAATTCCGAGCAGGCTGCTGTCCTTGATGCAATCAAGGCATGGGCCAATGCCTGGAGCGCGCGCGATGTGAATGGCTACCTCGCCGCCTACAGCAGCGACTTTGTGACGCCGCGCGGCATGAGCCACGGGAAATGGGCCGCCGAGCGTACCGAACGCATCACCAGCAAGCAGCACATCACCGTCAAGGTGGAAGCGGCCAAAGTGACGCTCAATGGCGACCGGGCAACCGTGCAGTTCACGCAGCACTTCAGTTCCGACAAGCTGCGCTCGACCGACCAGAAAACCCTGATGCTGATCCGCCGTGACGGCGCCTGGCGCATCCGCGAAGAGCGGGTGGGATAG
- a CDS encoding ATP-binding cassette domain-containing protein, protein MAVISLSNAQLAFGHVALLDHAEFSLEPAERVGLIGRNGTGKSSLLKIIAGTSKLDDGLMVMQQGLKIAYVEQEPQFSPDMSVFDAVAAGLGDLPGLLAEYDHLTTQFGGDNDDALMERMHEIQMRLDAADAWTLNNRVETTLDRLNLEKSSLMGTLSGGMQKRVALACALVSAPDVLLLDEPTNHLDFTSIMWLEGLLRDFRGSVLFITHDRSFLDNVATRIIELDRGRLLSFPGNFSTYQNRKAELLENEEVENAKFDKFLAQEEVWIRKGVQARRTRDEGRVRRLEQLRLQRSARREQQGQVKLDVATGDRSGKIVAELVEVNKAFGDRVIVDNFSATILRGDKVGLIGPNGAGKTTLLKLILGEEQADSGTIRQGARLQVAYFDQMRAQLNEEASLADTIAPGSDWVEINGQRKHVMTYLNDFLFVPERARSPVKSLSGGERNRLLLARLFAKPANVLVLDEPTNDLDIDTLELLEELLEEYNGTVFLVSHDRMFLDNVVTQVIVAEGEGNWKEYIGGYTDWERVRAVPEPRATAPKAEARAQPREKPSAPAPAPKAKRLSSKEQRELDELPALIAALEAEQKSITEKLADPNLYREQPAEVKKLNERYAQLDEQLMASLEKWEAIEARSKA, encoded by the coding sequence ATGGCAGTCATTTCCCTTTCCAATGCCCAGCTGGCATTCGGTCACGTCGCATTGCTGGATCATGCGGAATTCTCCCTGGAACCGGCTGAACGGGTAGGGCTGATTGGCCGTAACGGCACCGGCAAGTCCTCGCTGCTGAAGATCATCGCCGGCACGTCCAAACTGGACGATGGCCTGATGGTGATGCAGCAGGGCCTGAAAATCGCCTACGTGGAACAGGAGCCGCAGTTCTCGCCTGACATGTCGGTGTTCGATGCCGTCGCGGCCGGGCTGGGCGACCTGCCTGGCCTGCTGGCCGAATACGATCACCTGACCACCCAGTTCGGCGGCGACAACGATGACGCGCTGATGGAGCGCATGCATGAAATCCAGATGCGCCTCGATGCCGCCGATGCCTGGACATTGAACAACCGCGTCGAAACCACGCTGGACCGGCTCAACCTGGAGAAATCTTCCCTGATGGGCACGCTGTCAGGCGGCATGCAGAAACGGGTTGCGCTTGCCTGCGCCCTGGTCAGCGCACCGGATGTGCTGCTGCTGGACGAGCCGACCAACCATCTCGATTTCACCTCCATCATGTGGCTGGAAGGCCTGCTGCGCGACTTCCGTGGCAGCGTGCTCTTCATCACCCATGACCGCAGCTTCCTGGACAATGTCGCCACTCGCATCATCGAACTGGACCGCGGCCGCCTGCTGTCCTTTCCCGGCAACTTCAGCACCTACCAGAACCGCAAGGCGGAACTGCTGGAAAACGAGGAAGTGGAGAACGCCAAGTTCGACAAGTTCCTGGCACAAGAAGAGGTCTGGATACGCAAGGGCGTGCAGGCCCGCCGTACCCGCGATGAGGGCCGGGTGCGACGCCTGGAGCAGTTGCGCCTGCAGCGCAGCGCGCGGCGGGAGCAGCAAGGCCAGGTCAAGCTGGACGTGGCAACCGGCGACCGCTCCGGCAAGATCGTCGCGGAACTGGTCGAGGTCAACAAGGCTTTTGGCGACAGGGTCATCGTCGACAACTTCAGCGCCACCATCCTGCGCGGCGACAAGGTTGGACTGATCGGGCCGAATGGCGCCGGCAAGACCACGCTGCTGAAGCTGATCCTCGGCGAGGAGCAGGCGGACAGCGGCACGATACGCCAGGGTGCCCGCCTGCAGGTGGCATATTTCGACCAGATGCGCGCCCAGCTCAATGAGGAAGCCAGCCTGGCCGACACCATCGCACCGGGCAGCGACTGGGTGGAAATCAACGGGCAGCGCAAGCATGTGATGACCTACCTGAACGACTTCCTGTTCGTCCCCGAGCGTGCCCGTTCGCCGGTCAAGTCGCTGTCGGGCGGCGAGCGCAACCGGCTGCTGCTGGCCCGGCTGTTCGCCAAGCCGGCCAATGTGCTGGTGCTGGACGAACCTACCAACGACCTCGACATCGATACTCTGGAGCTGCTGGAAGAACTGCTGGAGGAATACAACGGCACGGTATTCCTGGTCAGCCACGACCGGATGTTCCTGGATAACGTCGTCACCCAGGTGATCGTGGCAGAGGGTGAAGGCAACTGGAAGGAATACATTGGCGGCTATACCGATTGGGAGCGTGTGCGCGCCGTACCCGAGCCGCGTGCCACGGCGCCCAAGGCCGAGGCCAGGGCACAGCCCAGGGAAAAGCCGTCCGCGCCGGCACCTGCGCCCAAGGCAAAAAGGCTCAGTTCCAAGGAACAGCGTGAACTGGACGAATTGCCGGCCCTGATTGCGGCGCTGGAAGCCGAACAGAAGTCGATCACGGAAAAGCTGGCCGATCCCAACCTGTATCGCGAGCAGCCGGCGGAGGTCAAGAAGCTCAACGAGCGCTACGCGCAACTCGACGAGCAATTGATGGCCAGCCTGGAAAAATGGGAAGCGATCGAAGCCAGAAGCAAGGCCTGA